Genomic window (Pseudoliparis swirei isolate HS2019 ecotype Mariana Trench chromosome 23, NWPU_hadal_v1, whole genome shotgun sequence):
cTTTGGCTGGGAAGGCTTTGCAAACCAGCAGCTATTATTAGAAACCAGACCCTGAGCTGTTAGAGGGACTACTCAGAGAAGTctggatctttttttaaataaaccacATGGAGCAAAAGTCCATGCTAAACACGTAGTAGTAAAAGTAGTCAAGAAATAAAGAATGTGTGAGAAAAAATAGGTTTTATTTCACTGTGAAGTGATTAACTGGAACATGCACGTGGCCATGAGCTTCATGTTTATTGACTTTTTCCGGTGTATTCAATGTGTGATGTTTCCACTGAGCCCAGAAGCAGCAACACATTGTGAATGAACTATTGAAAACATTACCATATTATTATCTTAACTTTCTGTTTAAACAGAAGCGTATGCATTCATTTTCCACTTTTCAGGTGAAAATACCATGTACAAAATGATAATGGTATAATGTCGTATAATAATATTCCACCTGTCCTTCCTCTACAGGAAACTACTTTCGTGGCTCACCTCTCATTTCCAGTTGACACCCTGTTCTGGGGCGGAGCTGTCACACTTCCTGTGAGCCTGGTCAGTTTTGTATGAGCCGGGCTGATAGTGTGAAGCCCCGCTGGCTGTGCCCCCCTGAGGCATGAGTGTGGGAAGGGCCCACCACCACAACTTTGTGTCCTGTGAAGAGGAAGGCCTGAGACTAAGTACCATGCCTGCTGTGGGCAGCTTTGGCAATGGCAAAATTCACACGAGACGCAAATACCACAGCCGGTTCGTCAGCAAGGGTGGCCAATGCAACATCCACTTCTCAAACATGGATGAGAAGTCACAGCGGTACATATCGGacattttcacaacatgtgtGGACATCCGCTGGCGATACATGTTCCTGCTCTTCGGCCTGGTGTTTGTGGTGTCCTGGCTAACATTCGGCTTGGCGTTCTGGGTCATCGGCCTCCTGCACGGTGACATGGACCATCCCGGAGGGGACGACAGTTTTATTCCCTGCGTCACACAGGTCAACACCTTTGTGGCAGCGTTCCTGTTCTCTGTTGAGACCCAGACCACCATCGGGTACGGTGCTCGTTGTGTGACAGAGGAGTGCCCGGGAGCCGTCTTCATGGTGGTCTTTCAGTCCATCATGGGCTGCATCATCGACGCCTTCATGATTGGTGCCATCATGGCCAAGATGGCAAGGCCCAAAAAGCGCGCAGAGACTCTACTGTTCAGCCACAACGCAGTCATCGCTTTGCGCGATGGGAAGCTGTGCCTCATGTTTAGGGTCGCTAATCTAAGGAAAAGCCACATCGTGGAAGCTCATGTGCGAGCCCAGCTCGTCAAGCCCCGTTACACAGAGGAAGGCGAATACATCCCCCTGGATCAGCTCGACATGAACGTCGGCTATGACAAAGGCACGGACCGCCTGTTTCTGGTTGCACCCCTCACTGTCATCCATGAGATAGATGAAGAAAGTCCACTGTTTGGCATCAGTAAACAAGATCTCGCAACATCCGACTTTGAGATAGTGATTATACTTGAAGGTTTGGTGGAGGCCACGGCCATGACGACGCAGGCACGCAGCTCTTACCTGCCCTCAGAGATCCTGTGGGGTCACCGCTTTGAGCCCGTCATCTTCGAGGAGAAGAGCCAGTACAGGATAGATTACGCCTACTTTCACAAAACATTCGAAGTACCCTCAACCCCCGGATGTAGTGCCAAGGACATGGAGGATAGAAAATTCCCAGCATCTGGCACCAACTCTTTTTGCTATGAGAACGAGCTGGCCTTCATGAgcagggatgaggaggatgaggaggaggagggagatgtggagaaagaggagaacagGGAGTGTTCATTGGAGCTAGGTAATGAGCAGGGAGGTGATCAAAGGTCCTCCCGTAGAGAATCGGAGATTTGACCTTTTGTCGTTGCTGTTTGTTTACTTTAAGTTTCAGAACAATGCAGCGTGTGAAGAGCCCTGTGATGTCATGCTACTGACATGAGAATACCTGTACAGGTGGAGGAACAGCAGTTCTGATCTGCAACAGACAACAATGATGAAACTTGTCACATTTCTCATTGGAATAACTTTTGCTTCACTGGGATGGTTACGGAGTGTTATCAGATGCAAACTAACTGTCCTGTTTCAACTAGCAGATGATCCATGGTCGTAAAGTGCATGACATAAGCATCATTTTGTATGAATATTTTGAGACATCCTTCATAGTTTtggtgagacctcctctaggtgATGTTCACAGCACTCAAATATACAATTTGCAACTGAGGGACATTTGCAGATTGTGTTTAGAAAACTAAACATTGAGAAGATTAATCCGGATTAATTGTTTAAAAACAGAGGAACAGCTGCTTTTCTtcttaattatattattattgatatttcTATGAACAATAACACTGACTATTCTGAATCATACAATGTCAATGGATGACTTGGTTAATTGGCATGTATACAACTAATATACATGGATGGACTGCATGTATATAACACATGACAAGTTATAGTTTTACATATTTCCATGGCAGAAAGGGAAACACACTTGATGGTGATCATGCATCATGTATTAAAAGGAAAACTATTCATCTCTGTCTTTGCATTTCAACCAGAAGGAAACATTTGACCTGAGTAGATTTATTTCTCAACAGTTTTGCAGAAACATTGACAACTACAGCTAActcttacttttttttaatctgacTTTTTTATGTCTTAATGCACTTGTGACTAGATGATGATATCATGAGGAGGCAAAAGCTAACAGGTAAGCATCCTAACAGTTGATGATCCTTGGAGAATATTTGGAAATATAGAAACAGCCTCGTTTTTTATATTGCCAGCGGTCAGTCGTAGTATTATAAGACAAAGAAGTAAGAAATGTACGATCAGACTGCTATTTCACTCGAACATGACCCTATTTAGATTCCATACTACAGGCAAGACACAGATtagtttcatttattttttcttatttcaaAATATTATAGCCTACTACTGTTTGTCTCCGGTTTcacaaaagaagaataaaaaatatattttttattatcaggACCACCGCTAATACTATCTCAGGTTGGCTGGTGTTGGCTGGGATGGCTCGAGAGGAAACTACCCCAAATCCAAAAAACAGCGAGACCCCCAGGATCCCATGTTGCTCAGCTCAATGTCCTTTTGAGAAGACACATGAAGGAGACGTTTCACAGGCTCTTATGTTCTCAGCAATGTTTCACAAGCTCAAATCAACAGCGTATACATAATTCCTATAATCCTATTACATTCAATATATTAAAATCTGCCACCTAACGTCATACTCCCTGAAATCTACAATTTGCAGTGGTTGAAATTTGGgggcagaattttttttttcattcagagTGCATTTAACAAGttgttgtattttgaatatCAGAGATAGCCCGTTGCAATGTGAGTTCATAACTCTCCAGGAGTGTCCATGAGTGTTGGTGCACCTTTGGGTCACTCCACGGCCGAGCTCCCATTCTGCTCCAGCAGACTGCAGAATATTTAGGGAGGCCAGTGATGGCTGCATGCTCAAGGACCTCCGGTACACGTCCTCAAAACACCTTTTATTGCCTGTTTGACCGCCATCGACTGCCGGCTGACTCCTCACTCAAACTCTTTCCTCTGCACCCACAGTTTGTTCACTTTGTTAGGCTAACAGCTCACAGCTAACGGAACTGCCAGCACACACCCTGTCAGGGGGTTCATTTTGTTTTTAGCAAGGTCGTGTGACGTGTCTTATACAACGACTTTGAGGCACACATTGCATACGTGTTGTTTTTTACTGAATTAAGTATGTTTTTACGATGCCTCACAGGCTATTGGTGTCCGGACTGCGGGTTAGCTAGTTGTTGGTTGTGTTCATTCAAGCGCACAATCCAGCAGACACACCTGGTGCAGATATGCACTCCACTGAGTGCACCTTTCTAGTTGAATTTGGTTCTAGTATTGAATCCACTGATGGCCTATAATGGtttctgttgtttttctgtgCTCTTTTGGCCAGGGGCATTAAtaagtctctttctttttttgtatattaATAGGACAACACGTAATAAAGATGTTAGGTCAGACTGTACGTGAATTAGTTTTTCTTCCGCATTTCTCAAGCAAAAACATCCAAGTGAGTTCATTCATATTTCTGATTGCCATTTCAGCGAATATCAACACATTTGTCTTTATCTCTTGCTGATTTGTGATGAACGTATCAGAATGGTCTTGCTCCAGAAAGAAAATGGTGGTTCTACTTCTATTTCAACCAAGAGCAGGTTGAGTAAGACGGAAGAACTCTAATTTGTGCATTTGTCAGACCGCTAGtgtaaataagaatatacacaatataaattgttattatttgggGTTTTATGATGTTTCTGGCTGAATAGACAATAAGTAAtgatacattatttttttaaacagtgttaATATCTTAGGCTACATTTTTCGATCAAAGGAAGGAGCTGGAATGTTTCGACTGAATTAAACGACCTCTTCTTGTCTTCCACTAAATGCATAAAAAGCAATCTTGACTCCGAGTTGCACCtcaaataaaaaactttttttctatGACAACAACATATAAATTGACAGACaactaaaaaaaagtaacttttgTTGATTtgcacaataaaaaacatctcaCAAAGCCAAGAGTTTTCTTTTTACTTCATGTTAGACGGACACAAAGTGCAGGGATTATTTTACAACTAGAATattcatttcctgctgaaaatgcattggaatgctaacatctgaaagcttgaagctgaaaaataaaaaataaattgctgaaaatgtttgaaaatagctgaaatattaaatgaagaactgaaaatgtctggaaaaagctgaaaatgtctggaaatagctgaacatgtctggaaatagctgacatctttttttaaaaagctgaacataggtgaaaatagctgccaaaagctgaaataggctgaaaatagcttaaacatctgaacatatcaaaaagggaaacttcctgctgaaaatgttgaagcacaaacatattgggtggaaatgtataactggaaaagataagcagtcagttttttgtgacggggaggagcctgttttttgttacgggggcggagcctgttttttgttacgggggaggagcttgtttttgttacgggggcggagcctgtttttttgtgacggggaggggcttgttttttgttacggggcggagcctgttttttgtgacgCGGGAGGAGCCTGTCTTTCgttacgggggcggagcctgttttttgtgacggggcggagcctgtctttcgttatgggggcggagcctgttttccgttacgggggcggagccttttttgtgacgggggaggagcctgttttttgtgacggggaggagcctgtcctcccataaataaat
Coding sequences:
- the kcnj12b gene encoding ATP-sensitive inward rectifier potassium channel 12, with translation MSVGRAHHHNFVSCEEEGLRLSTMPAVGSFGNGKIHTRRKYHSRFVSKGGQCNIHFSNMDEKSQRYISDIFTTCVDIRWRYMFLLFGLVFVVSWLTFGLAFWVIGLLHGDMDHPGGDDSFIPCVTQVNTFVAAFLFSVETQTTIGYGARCVTEECPGAVFMVVFQSIMGCIIDAFMIGAIMAKMARPKKRAETLLFSHNAVIALRDGKLCLMFRVANLRKSHIVEAHVRAQLVKPRYTEEGEYIPLDQLDMNVGYDKGTDRLFLVAPLTVIHEIDEESPLFGISKQDLATSDFEIVIILEGLVEATAMTTQARSSYLPSEILWGHRFEPVIFEEKSQYRIDYAYFHKTFEVPSTPGCSAKDMEDRKFPASGTNSFCYENELAFMSRDEEDEEEEGDVEKEENRECSLELGNEQGGDQRSSRRESEI